In Haloferax mediterranei ATCC 33500, the following proteins share a genomic window:
- a CDS encoding helix-turn-helix domain-containing protein, whose amino-acid sequence MSLYEASFRVKHECPYREISERYPDLTIREWYLDDCQVIEITAPGSPTDDLLDEIDRLGTVLHESVDNAGLHVVTQSCLCSLEDSIIERFEAHNCLYQPPTIHRQGWEHYSVIAFDESDIRELLHELEADRDIEVLSKTAITAQRVPHSMLAPVDQLFEDVTERQMAALRLALESGYYEQPRKTSLRELADQTAVARSTYEEHLRKAENKILTSAGQFLRLVTATSTADPLEVEKTRQAEQAAD is encoded by the coding sequence ATGAGTCTCTACGAGGCATCGTTTCGCGTCAAACACGAGTGTCCGTATCGAGAGATTTCGGAGCGTTATCCGGACCTCACGATTCGTGAGTGGTATCTGGATGACTGCCAGGTAATCGAAATTACTGCACCGGGGTCTCCGACTGACGACCTCCTCGACGAGATCGATCGCTTGGGGACGGTTCTTCACGAGTCAGTCGACAATGCTGGCCTCCACGTCGTCACGCAATCATGCCTGTGTTCACTGGAAGACTCCATCATCGAGCGATTCGAAGCGCACAATTGCCTGTATCAGCCGCCTACAATTCATCGGCAGGGTTGGGAACACTATTCGGTGATTGCCTTCGACGAGAGCGATATTAGAGAACTTCTCCACGAGTTGGAGGCTGACCGAGACATCGAGGTACTCTCGAAGACGGCGATTACAGCACAGCGAGTCCCACACAGCATGTTGGCTCCGGTCGACCAATTGTTCGAGGACGTGACCGAACGACAGATGGCGGCGCTTCGGTTGGCATTGGAGAGCGGCTACTACGAACAGCCCCGGAAAACGTCACTCAGGGAACTCGCTGACCAGACCGCTGTCGCTCGTTCCACGTACGAGGAACATCTCCGGAAGGCGGAGAACAAAATCCTCACGAGCGCAGGTCAGTTCCTGCGACTAGTGACGGCGACGTCGACGGCAGATCCATTAGAGGTCGAAAAGACTCGCCAAGCTGAGCAAGCTGCCGACTAA
- a CDS encoding DUF7837 family putative zinc-binding protein: MTSDSTILGRCPDCGAEIEPYQSLIEFEEADGTTGVFAECYSCDEVVRPE; this comes from the coding sequence ATGACGAGTGATTCGACGATACTCGGACGATGTCCGGACTGTGGTGCGGAGATTGAGCCGTATCAATCGCTGATCGAGTTCGAGGAAGCAGATGGGACTACTGGCGTATTTGCTGAGTGTTACTCGTGCGACGAGGTTGTTCGGCCAGAGTAA
- a CDS encoding MFS transporter encodes MSTETDLKQGIREHLGQFSLHVLLVFATGLTIGSERAVVPVLGRDVLGVESLFVIGSFVVSFGFVKGLLNLYAGKWGGEYGRKPVLILGWVTALPLPVILIFAPSWGWITVGNILLGINQALTWSMAINAKIDIAGPEQRGLAVGIDEAFGYSGVAVGAWVTGIIAAQTSLRPEPFYFLAVVVVLAFLISVSLIKETVQLAEVEIDDKDHHDANLPFGEVLKRATYGDKTLFAAAQAGHIEKFVDTLFWLAVPLYLTSQGVGIAAVGFVVGVHSAMYFLQIATGGLADRIGRRPPVIAGMFLTGAGVLGMVLVEGYLLWAVLSGVSGLGMALLYPNLMTVPGDAAHPTWRATGMGVYRMWRDSGYGVGAILIGLSMEFVNAEAAFYMTAALMFVSGAIVYVWMEETHPEFGTHEPPAPATKQPARSVAQD; translated from the coding sequence ATGAGTACAGAAACTGACCTCAAACAGGGGATCCGTGAACACCTCGGGCAGTTCTCACTGCACGTCTTGTTGGTGTTCGCGACGGGGTTGACTATCGGGTCCGAACGCGCCGTCGTACCCGTGTTGGGCCGTGACGTCCTCGGCGTCGAGTCGCTGTTCGTCATCGGGTCGTTCGTCGTCTCGTTCGGGTTCGTCAAGGGACTGCTCAACCTCTACGCCGGCAAGTGGGGTGGTGAATACGGCCGCAAGCCCGTCCTCATCCTTGGGTGGGTGACCGCACTCCCACTCCCGGTCATCCTCATCTTTGCCCCGAGTTGGGGCTGGATTACCGTCGGGAACATCCTGTTGGGCATCAACCAGGCGTTGACCTGGAGTATGGCCATCAACGCCAAGATCGACATCGCGGGGCCCGAGCAGCGAGGGCTGGCCGTCGGCATCGACGAGGCCTTCGGGTACAGCGGCGTCGCCGTCGGGGCGTGGGTGACGGGCATCATCGCCGCCCAGACGAGCCTTCGACCTGAGCCGTTCTACTTCCTCGCCGTCGTCGTCGTGCTGGCGTTCCTCATCTCGGTCTCCTTGATCAAGGAGACGGTCCAACTCGCGGAAGTAGAGATAGACGACAAGGACCACCACGACGCGAACCTCCCGTTCGGGGAGGTGCTGAAGCGGGCGACCTACGGTGACAAGACGCTGTTCGCTGCGGCACAGGCGGGCCACATCGAGAAGTTCGTCGATACGCTGTTTTGGCTTGCCGTCCCGCTGTATCTCACGAGTCAGGGAGTCGGCATCGCAGCAGTCGGGTTCGTCGTCGGCGTCCACAGCGCAATGTACTTCCTCCAGATTGCAACCGGCGGACTCGCAGACCGCATTGGTCGCCGGCCACCCGTGATTGCGGGGATGTTCCTCACCGGTGCGGGCGTCCTCGGAATGGTACTCGTCGAAGGATACCTTCTGTGGGCTGTGCTCTCCGGCGTGTCCGGCTTGGGGATGGCGTTGCTCTACCCCAATCTCATGACTGTCCCCGGCGACGCCGCCCACCCAACGTGGCGCGCAACCGGGATGGGCGTCTACCGGATGTGGCGTGACTCGGGATACGGCGTCGGTGCAATCCTCATCGGCCTCTCGATGGAATTTGTGAACGCCGAAGCCGCATTCTACATGACTGCCGCCCTGATGTTCGTCTCTGGGGCGATCGTGTACGTGTGGATGGAAGAGACTCACCCCGAGTTCGGAACACACGAACCACCTGCCCCTGCAACGAAGCAACCAGCCCGGTCGGTGGCACAAGACTAA
- a CDS encoding ParA family protein, translating into MLTYSTYSEAGGVGKTTTAANLAVAHARAGLKPLVVPLDPQDGDLSRLFGVDEQRTDSVDNLVRHMIRRPNGGFTDLIRTVEGVDIVPEHNMLSDLAEFLQREKDQAEAMGEAFGMHAQLLRVLREAGVPEKYDVLICDPPATEGPHLYNAIHATRSLVIPVEPSAKGRAAVEGLEALVAGFEEQLNIDVGVLAAVPTGFKNTRDQRTILDEIDYPIPEIISERASLMEGCWMEQCSAFEYVRDHRSRRRDYELETLAQFDRLARHLEAEVGIEAPNPPEPGDVDHEVLTV; encoded by the coding sequence ATGCTTACGTATTCAACATACAGCGAGGCAGGAGGGGTCGGGAAAACGACCACTGCAGCGAACCTCGCGGTCGCACACGCTCGTGCCGGATTAAAACCACTTGTCGTGCCGCTCGACCCGCAAGATGGAGACCTCTCACGCCTCTTTGGCGTTGATGAACAACGAACAGACTCAGTTGACAACTTAGTCCGCCATATGATTCGGCGACCAAACGGAGGGTTCACTGACCTTATTCGAACAGTAGAGGGGGTCGACATTGTACCTGAGCATAATATGCTCTCAGACCTCGCCGAATTCTTACAGCGTGAAAAAGACCAAGCAGAGGCTATGGGGGAGGCGTTCGGAATGCACGCACAGTTGCTTCGTGTGCTCCGTGAGGCAGGCGTCCCCGAGAAATACGATGTTTTAATTTGCGACCCACCCGCAACTGAGGGACCGCATCTCTACAATGCAATCCACGCGACGCGGTCGTTAGTGATTCCCGTCGAACCAAGCGCCAAAGGTCGCGCAGCAGTTGAGGGCTTAGAAGCACTTGTCGCTGGTTTCGAAGAACAACTCAATATTGACGTTGGTGTCCTCGCTGCAGTTCCCACAGGATTCAAAAACACACGCGATCAGCGGACGATTCTAGACGAGATTGATTATCCAATTCCAGAGATAATCAGTGAGCGTGCATCTCTTATGGAGGGGTGCTGGATGGAACAGTGCTCTGCGTTTGAGTACGTACGTGACCACCGCTCTCGCCGTCGTGACTACGAACTCGAAACACTGGCTCAGTTCGATCGCTTGGCACGACACCTCGAAGCAGAGGTTGGCATCGAGGCACCAAACCCGCCAGAACCCGGTGACGTTGACCACGAGGTGCTCACCGTATGA
- a CDS encoding MBL fold metallo-hydrolase gives MSDISPEELGAQLQTDENGLLVVDIRHKGEFDDWHVPGSVNIDVYDELADDPDKAKDALSGLPEEKEIVTVCGAGIAAETAADVLQDMGYTAATLEDGMNGWSRVHRHAAVSVDLDGTLVQVARPGKGCLSHVLISDGEAAVFDPSHYLEEYEVILDEYDAELVGVFDTHAHADHVSGAAELADRHGIPSYLHPKDALALDATPIEDGQTVSVGSLDIEVIHTPGHSEGSVSFDIEEVALITGDTLFHESVGRVELGVEAGIEDSNVEQNAATLYKSLLRLLNRPDDALVLPAHDPGSPEPPVTATLGEVRERNEDLSRDRGEFIRELVADIPDHPPNFERVKRTNVGQESVPIDELAELELGPNNCAAE, from the coding sequence ATGTCGGATATTTCCCCCGAGGAACTTGGAGCACAACTGCAGACTGACGAAAACGGCCTGCTGGTAGTCGACATTCGCCACAAAGGAGAGTTCGACGACTGGCACGTACCGGGGAGCGTCAACATCGACGTCTACGACGAGTTGGCTGACGATCCCGACAAAGCCAAGGACGCACTTTCGGGCCTCCCCGAGGAGAAAGAAATCGTTACTGTCTGTGGTGCAGGAATCGCCGCGGAGACGGCAGCCGACGTGCTTCAAGATATGGGCTACACCGCGGCGACACTCGAAGATGGGATGAATGGGTGGAGTCGCGTTCACCGCCATGCGGCGGTCTCTGTCGACCTCGATGGAACGCTCGTTCAGGTCGCACGACCGGGGAAAGGCTGTCTCTCGCATGTACTCATCTCCGATGGTGAAGCCGCTGTCTTCGACCCATCACACTACCTCGAAGAGTACGAAGTGATTCTCGATGAGTACGACGCCGAACTCGTCGGTGTCTTCGACACGCACGCCCACGCCGACCACGTTTCGGGCGCTGCAGAACTGGCCGACCGTCACGGCATCCCCTCCTACCTCCACCCGAAGGATGCACTGGCACTCGACGCTACTCCCATCGAGGATGGACAGACTGTCTCGGTCGGCAGCCTCGATATCGAGGTCATCCACACGCCAGGACACAGCGAAGGTAGCGTCTCGTTCGATATCGAGGAGGTGGCGTTGATTACGGGTGATACGCTCTTCCACGAGAGCGTGGGCCGCGTCGAACTCGGCGTCGAAGCCGGTATCGAGGATTCAAACGTCGAGCAGAACGCCGCGACGCTCTACAAGAGCCTCCTGCGGTTGCTCAACCGTCCAGACGACGCGCTAGTCCTCCCAGCACACGACCCCGGTTCACCGGAACCGCCAGTAACCGCAACACTGGGCGAGGTCCGAGAGCGGAACGAAGACCTCAGCCGCGACCGCGGGGAATTCATCCGGGAACTCGTGGCGGATATCCCGGACCATCCCCCAAACTTCGAGCGCGTCAAGCGGACGAACGTGGGTCAGGAATCGGTTCCCATCGACGAACTTGCTGAGCTCGAACTGGGTCCCAACAACTGCGCAGCGGAGTGA